A window of Synechococcus sp. MEDNS5 contains these coding sequences:
- a CDS encoding ABC transporter substrate-binding protein, whose protein sequence is MTAGSLAILLTSCTNFKAPTTLFITFGASQEQEFFENDTADIKTFLNEYTETFRRSNPNINIAYITYKSNNFISQIKQDSDLNLGPDLVITDQYLATTLLKNGLTTPLPNKQNFDTFYNSRIQTFAQIKGEYTFAPWLVDTQIACFNKSKIGNSPGTIDELEKLSSSGKKIGLAKNSFEIAWSAGALGAVSEISSVGNQIPTNPNYPGLRKWLQWLRQAALYKNISFHKDKRELSTKLKKNELDWITCSGSQLEDLKRIMGNNLGIAALPNGTMSKAFPRYLIYGFALGKNSSRTQRKTAIKYIKTLVNVIAQRKIQLDDLGLLAANQNVSIPPEISKIQSAINTSYNKQWQSYSKEEPGLQSYGERYGDQSKTIADLIDGSLDVDEALKILTTPQTN, encoded by the coding sequence TTTGGTGCATCGCAGGAGCAGGAATTTTTTGAAAATGATACAGCAGATATCAAGACCTTCCTTAACGAATACACTGAAACATTTCGGCGCTCTAATCCAAACATAAACATTGCCTACATCACCTATAAATCAAACAATTTTATCAGCCAGATCAAACAAGACAGCGACCTTAATCTTGGGCCAGACCTTGTCATCACAGACCAATATTTAGCGACTACATTGCTAAAAAATGGCCTCACCACACCACTCCCAAACAAACAAAATTTTGATACATTTTACAATTCACGCATCCAGACGTTTGCGCAAATAAAAGGAGAATACACGTTTGCTCCATGGCTGGTTGATACACAAATTGCATGCTTTAACAAGTCAAAGATAGGGAACTCTCCGGGAACAATTGACGAGCTTGAAAAACTCAGTTCCAGTGGAAAAAAAATTGGACTTGCAAAGAATAGCTTTGAGATAGCCTGGTCAGCAGGTGCTCTAGGAGCCGTTTCTGAAATCAGCTCGGTTGGCAATCAGATCCCAACCAACCCAAACTATCCAGGTCTACGCAAATGGCTTCAATGGCTCCGACAAGCAGCCCTGTATAAGAACATCTCTTTCCATAAAGACAAGAGAGAACTGAGCACAAAGCTCAAAAAAAATGAGCTCGACTGGATAACATGCTCTGGCAGCCAACTTGAAGATCTCAAAAGAATAATGGGCAACAACCTTGGGATTGCCGCACTGCCCAATGGCACCATGTCAAAAGCATTTCCAAGGTACCTAATTTATGGTTTCGCATTGGGCAAAAACTCAAGTCGCACCCAACGAAAAACAGCAATTAAATACATCAAAACCTTGGTTAACGTCATCGCACAGAGAAAGATTCAGCTCGACGATTTAGGACTCCTAGCAGCCAATCAAAACGTATCCATTCCACCTGAAATCTCAAAAATTCAATCCGCCATCAATACATCCTATAACAAGCAATGGCAGTCTTACTCGAAAGAGGAACCTGGACTACAAAGCTACGGAGAACGATATGGAGATCAAAGCAAAACAATTGCAGATCTTATTGATGGCTCTCTCGACGTCGATGAAGCCTTGAAAATCCTCACCACACCACAAACAAACTGA
- a CDS encoding mechanosensitive ion channel family protein has protein sequence MEALQTEIVGWLGYLDRWSVSWQIAFILVVAISVAFTRRTTTLFNNNQPLANLVGPLTLVGTGLLLGIVPIPSGIVLQVGLFWALFNTVSWIESKLKINNRKNQLAALLSKIAKPAILVWAITYFIARLSSLSAISIVGIGNFSNTEFAIGNTFLLVIGLYLILVTSQTFAALTAYVIQLILKYDDRTRKLLQPLFQYLIIACGLVALALWANFDSSTLLVIFGSLSIGLGLGLQQPVLNFVTGIWLLLEGSIKPGEVLMIDNEPCLVKKLGLRVIYLSRQRDDAELLIPNQILFQAKAESFTAGENNRRETIEIGAAYHHDPQLIIGLLEEIAQSHDRVLKQPMPKAFTIDFADSSITYILKFSVRNPLDALTVSSELRQQIWTAFEENDITIPFPQRQVYPMEWPPKDKKTLG, from the coding sequence ATGGAGGCACTACAGACAGAGATTGTGGGTTGGCTGGGCTACTTGGACAGGTGGAGCGTGAGCTGGCAGATCGCTTTTATCCTTGTTGTTGCGATTTCAGTTGCATTCACCCGCCGGACGACGACACTCTTCAACAACAATCAACCCCTTGCCAATCTTGTTGGCCCTCTAACCCTAGTGGGCACGGGACTGCTTCTTGGGATCGTGCCAATCCCATCTGGCATTGTTCTTCAGGTGGGGCTCTTCTGGGCACTCTTTAATACTGTCAGCTGGATTGAATCAAAACTAAAAATCAATAACCGCAAAAATCAACTTGCAGCGTTACTCAGTAAAATCGCGAAGCCCGCAATATTGGTCTGGGCGATTACTTATTTTATCGCAAGACTCAGCAGCCTGTCGGCCATAAGCATTGTTGGAATAGGCAATTTTTCAAACACCGAGTTCGCCATCGGCAACACCTTTTTACTTGTCATTGGATTGTACTTAATCTTAGTAACGAGTCAAACTTTTGCAGCACTTACAGCCTATGTGATTCAACTAATCCTCAAATATGACGACCGAACGCGCAAACTACTTCAACCTCTTTTCCAGTATTTGATCATTGCCTGTGGCCTGGTAGCGCTTGCATTATGGGCAAATTTTGACAGCAGCACTCTGCTCGTTATCTTCGGCTCATTAAGCATTGGCCTGGGACTCGGGCTACAACAACCAGTCTTGAACTTTGTTACTGGAATCTGGCTCTTACTTGAGGGTTCTATCAAACCTGGCGAAGTTCTCATGATCGACAATGAACCTTGTCTGGTGAAGAAACTTGGCTTAAGGGTAATCTACCTAAGTAGACAGCGTGATGACGCGGAACTGCTGATTCCCAATCAAATCCTTTTTCAAGCGAAAGCGGAATCATTCACCGCAGGAGAAAATAACAGACGAGAAACCATTGAAATTGGCGCCGCTTACCACCACGATCCCCAACTCATCATTGGCTTGCTGGAGGAGATTGCACAATCTCACGACCGGGTTCTCAAACAGCCGATGCCGAAAGCATTCACGATCGATTTTGCCGACTCATCAATCACCTACATACTCAAATTCTCTGTTCGCAATCCGCTTGATGCTTTGACAGTCAGCAGTGAACTGCGTCAGCAGATCTGGACTGCCTTCGAAGAGAATGACATCACCATTCCCTTTCCCCAGCGCCAGGTGTACCCCATGGAATGGCCTCCCAAGGACAAGAAAACGCTTGGCTGA